The following are from one region of the Actinoplanes sp. L3-i22 genome:
- the eccB gene encoding type VII secretion protein EccB, translating into MQTQRDHVHAHQFQMARMSSALLLGDPSMAENPMRRTSMGLAIGLVIGLLTVVCFGVYGWIVPGGNNSWRKGGSIIVEKESGTRYVYLDGRLFPTLNLASAMILNGGAKIELVSRNSLKDVPIGAPIGIPGAPQLMPSAAGDILRGPWLACLGGSVSASAGDQIGLNLDPAAPATELPGNRFALVTSGSKEYLIWQGRKHLITDPSIPVALGATSAVPVPAPAAWTEMVPAGDPIEVPEIPGAGSAEVTVDGRQVKAGALFSQAANGGEQYFVLRKDGLTAVNRTMLLLLQAAYHSRPVALDAAAVAAAPRSGDRSMTEAFDGLADATALDDSGLVLCQRQAPSGKNSVDSRVVVTTPGNAALARDGAGSVRLPAGAGMVVTPIPPATASSPADPYLIADQGQKYHLTDKKATSALGLVDGYQVPFPRALLQRITSGPDLAVDAITTSAAAGQPAQQPPAAAQLPAAQQQPPTPGNVKLQTLKPPPPSAGVSSEPGR; encoded by the coding sequence ATGCAGACCCAACGCGACCACGTGCACGCGCACCAGTTCCAGATGGCCCGGATGAGCTCGGCGCTGCTGCTGGGCGACCCGTCGATGGCCGAGAACCCGATGCGCCGGACCAGCATGGGCCTGGCCATCGGGCTGGTCATCGGGCTGCTCACGGTGGTCTGCTTCGGCGTGTACGGCTGGATCGTCCCGGGCGGCAACAACTCCTGGCGCAAGGGCGGCTCGATCATCGTCGAGAAGGAGTCCGGCACCCGCTACGTCTACCTCGACGGCCGGCTGTTCCCGACGCTGAACCTGGCCTCCGCCATGATCCTGAACGGCGGCGCGAAGATCGAGCTGGTCTCCCGCAACTCGCTCAAGGACGTTCCGATCGGGGCGCCGATCGGGATCCCGGGCGCCCCGCAGCTGATGCCGTCCGCGGCCGGCGACATCCTGCGCGGCCCGTGGCTGGCCTGCCTGGGCGGCTCGGTCAGCGCCTCGGCGGGCGACCAGATCGGCCTCAACCTGGACCCGGCCGCCCCCGCGACCGAGCTGCCCGGGAACCGGTTCGCGCTGGTCACGTCGGGGTCGAAGGAGTACCTGATCTGGCAGGGTCGCAAGCACCTGATCACCGACCCGAGCATTCCGGTGGCGCTCGGCGCGACCAGCGCGGTGCCGGTCCCGGCCCCGGCGGCGTGGACCGAGATGGTGCCGGCCGGCGACCCGATCGAGGTGCCGGAGATCCCCGGCGCCGGCAGTGCCGAGGTCACCGTGGACGGGCGCCAGGTCAAGGCCGGCGCCCTGTTCAGCCAGGCGGCCAACGGCGGCGAGCAGTACTTCGTGCTCCGCAAGGACGGGCTGACCGCGGTCAACCGGACCATGCTGCTGCTCCTGCAGGCGGCGTACCACAGCCGGCCGGTGGCGCTGGACGCCGCGGCGGTCGCCGCCGCGCCGCGCTCCGGGGACCGGTCGATGACCGAGGCGTTCGACGGCCTCGCCGACGCGACCGCGCTGGACGACTCCGGCCTGGTGCTCTGCCAGCGGCAGGCGCCGTCCGGCAAGAACAGCGTGGACAGCCGGGTCGTGGTGACCACGCCCGGCAACGCCGCGCTCGCCCGGGACGGCGCCGGGAGCGTACGGCTGCCGGCCGGCGCCGGGATGGTCGTCACCCCGATCCCGCCGGCCACCGCGAGCAGCCCGGCTGATCCGTACCTGATCGCCGATCAGGGGCAGAAGTACCACCTGACCGACAAGAAGGCGACCTCGGCGCTCGGGCTGGTGGACGGATACCAGGTGCCGTTCCCACGGGCCCTGCTGCAGCGGATCACCAGCGGGCCGGACCTGGCGGTCGACGCGATCACCACCTCGGCCGCCGCCGGGCAACCCGCTCAGCAACCGCCGGCGGCCGCACAGTTGCCGGCCGCGCAGCAGCAGCCGCCGACGCCCGGCAACGTCAAGCTCCAGACCCTCAAGCCGCCGCCGCCGAGCGCCGGCGTCAGCTCCGAGCCGGGGAGGTAA
- the eccD gene encoding type VII secretion integral membrane protein EccD has product MTTALNGDLCRISVEGPDRRMDLAVPLTITVAALLPVLLHHTAEGRLDLARPEESWVLQRMGGRPFDPTGTPESLDWLEGERLYLRPVENQLPEMHFDDISEGIAETVNERRDKWQPEYRRPLFIGVSAAVVLLLTAVLRHADQLPLRVGVGGGVAAGLLIAAVLYARNLGDRALSTLFGLSAILLAGVTVADVAEADAALGAGAGTAAGVALVLVVVQRLWAPSLLYPVFLTVAGLGAVVDGVAGLRRMAGMDAAGAAALGAAILFAFVLFAPNLVLRAGQLRGPQLPKTGRELQFDIEPYPAQEMERRAHVAQNYLSVLVVCVSVALPVLYTVILPAGGWAAWALPAVLSAGLLLRARVLLNVWQRVALTASGGAGVVMLLLRAAAVVSPGWLVTILLILLVLLVVTVLAAMRPWPRRLLPIWEFTATVFDVIAGLAILPIALQLMHTYAWARGLFG; this is encoded by the coding sequence GTGACAACCGCGTTGAACGGCGACCTGTGCCGGATCTCGGTCGAGGGGCCGGACAGGCGGATGGATCTCGCCGTCCCCCTGACCATCACGGTGGCCGCCCTGCTGCCGGTGCTGCTGCACCACACCGCCGAGGGCCGGCTCGACCTGGCCCGGCCGGAGGAGTCCTGGGTGCTGCAGCGGATGGGCGGGCGCCCCTTCGACCCGACCGGCACCCCGGAATCGCTGGACTGGCTCGAGGGGGAGCGGCTCTATCTGCGCCCGGTGGAGAACCAGCTGCCCGAGATGCACTTCGACGACATCTCCGAGGGCATCGCCGAGACCGTCAACGAGCGGCGCGACAAGTGGCAGCCGGAGTACCGGCGACCGCTGTTCATCGGCGTCTCGGCCGCGGTCGTGCTGCTGCTCACCGCGGTGCTGCGGCACGCGGACCAGCTGCCGCTGCGGGTCGGCGTCGGTGGCGGCGTCGCGGCCGGCCTGCTGATCGCGGCGGTGCTGTACGCCCGCAACCTCGGCGACCGGGCACTGTCCACGCTGTTCGGGCTCTCCGCGATCCTGCTGGCCGGGGTCACCGTCGCCGACGTCGCCGAGGCGGACGCCGCGCTGGGCGCGGGCGCCGGGACCGCGGCCGGGGTCGCGCTGGTGCTGGTCGTGGTGCAGCGGCTCTGGGCGCCGAGCCTGCTCTACCCGGTCTTCCTCACCGTGGCCGGCCTGGGCGCGGTGGTCGACGGCGTGGCCGGGCTGCGCCGGATGGCCGGGATGGACGCCGCGGGCGCGGCCGCGCTGGGCGCCGCGATCCTGTTCGCGTTCGTGCTGTTCGCGCCGAACCTGGTGCTGCGGGCCGGGCAGCTGCGTGGTCCGCAGCTGCCGAAGACCGGCCGGGAGCTGCAGTTCGACATCGAGCCGTACCCGGCGCAGGAGATGGAACGCCGCGCGCACGTCGCGCAGAACTATCTGAGCGTCCTGGTCGTCTGCGTCAGCGTCGCCCTGCCGGTGCTCTACACGGTGATCCTGCCGGCCGGTGGCTGGGCGGCCTGGGCGCTGCCCGCGGTGCTCTCGGCCGGCCTGCTGCTGCGGGCCCGGGTGCTGCTCAACGTGTGGCAGCGGGTGGCGCTGACCGCGAGCGGCGGCGCCGGCGTGGTGATGCTGCTGTTGCGCGCCGCCGCGGTGGTGTCGCCCGGCTGGCTCGTCACCATCCTGCTGATCCTGCTCGTCCTGCTGGTCGTGACGGTGCTGGCCGCGATGCGGCCGTGGCCCCGGCGGCTGCTGCCGATCTGGGAGTTCACCGCGACCGTCTTCGACGTGATCGCCGGCCTCGCGATCCTCCCGATCGCCCTGCAGCTGATGCACACGTACGCGTGGGCTCGCGGCCTGTTCGGATAG
- a CDS encoding GlcNAc-transferase family protein yields the protein MTIFVSIASYRDSELVPTVLDMLAKARRPERLRFGICWQHGDDEDITPLLEHPQVTVLDVNWRDAQGTCWARAECMRMYDGEDHFLQFDSHHRFVPAWDDKIMHQLRSADADKPVLTAYLPVYEIDEEPDPGAEPLVLTALDIGADTIPRVCPMPIPGWRDRDRPVRARFVSGHFLFAAGTFVEEVPYDPELYFHGEEITLSVRAFTWGWDLFHPIRTFMWHNYGGFYRRKHWDDHQPGAEVFKSWGARDKLSRMTARNLLLRNPTGPLRCGTVRTVADFEAYAGLNFKDRTVSEEARLGTEPAAWAPSLTLA from the coding sequence ATGACGATCTTCGTGTCGATCGCGTCCTATCGGGACAGCGAGCTGGTGCCGACGGTGCTGGACATGCTGGCCAAGGCGCGCCGCCCGGAGCGCCTGCGGTTCGGGATCTGCTGGCAGCACGGCGACGACGAGGACATCACCCCGCTGCTGGAGCACCCGCAGGTCACCGTCCTGGACGTGAACTGGCGGGACGCGCAGGGCACCTGCTGGGCCCGGGCCGAGTGCATGCGGATGTACGACGGCGAGGACCACTTCCTCCAGTTCGACAGCCACCACCGGTTCGTGCCGGCCTGGGACGACAAGATCATGCATCAGCTCCGGTCCGCCGACGCCGACAAGCCGGTGCTCACCGCGTACCTGCCGGTCTACGAGATCGACGAGGAGCCGGATCCGGGCGCCGAGCCGCTGGTGCTGACCGCGCTCGACATCGGCGCGGACACCATTCCGCGGGTCTGCCCGATGCCGATCCCCGGCTGGCGGGACCGGGACCGCCCGGTCCGCGCCCGGTTCGTCTCCGGCCACTTCCTGTTCGCCGCCGGCACGTTCGTCGAAGAGGTCCCCTACGACCCCGAGCTGTACTTCCACGGCGAGGAGATCACCCTTTCGGTACGGGCGTTCACCTGGGGCTGGGACCTGTTCCACCCGATCCGCACGTTCATGTGGCACAACTACGGCGGCTTCTACCGCCGCAAGCACTGGGACGACCACCAGCCGGGCGCCGAGGTCTTCAAGAGCTGGGGCGCGCGCGACAAGCTGAGCCGGATGACCGCCCGCAACCTTCTGCTGCGCAACCCGACCGGCCCGCTGCGCTGCGGCACGGTCCGCACGGTCGCCGACTTCGAGGCGTACGCCGGCCTGAACTTCAAGGACCGCACGGTCTCCGAGGAGGCCCGGCTGGGTACCGAACCCGCCGCCTGGGCCCCCTCGTTGACGCTCGCCTAG
- the eccCa gene encoding type VII secretion protein EccCa, whose translation MSIVTVKRPPRVDPPKLPDGQVELQEPPVMAEPAQPDFRAFMMVIPMGLGMGGMFLLYGMSNRSPAMYVMGIVMAVGMAGMGAMQIGRNAAERKTKMRSERRDFLRYIAQIRKKARQSAREQRQSVLWNNPAPGALWSIAMGARIWERRPSHEDFGRVRIGLGRQGSSVKYVAPSTKPIEDLEPLSSISLRRFGEAYRTVSGVPIAVGVRSFTSIELEGELERTLGLARAMIAQLVTFHAPDEFRVVLLCGPAEREKHWDWVKWLPHSAHPAAEDAAGPVRLFADDHEQLFELLGPDVADRGDLDRSVVPSATEPYILVVAHHTAIPESSRLLGEGIRNVGLLDLTNDLPGGPRVLRLTVDGETVEFPAGETTGSAAPDTLSVDEAETLARILAPKRTSGTLELVDEPMSSDFELTTLLGVRDAYTFDVPGLWRSRQAQRARLQVPIGVTEDGEVVELDLKESAQGGMGPHGLLIGATGSGKSELLRTLVCALAMTHSSEILNLVLVDFKGGATFLGMDRLPHTSAVITNLQDELPLVDRMQDALNGEMTRRQELLRSAGYASLFEYEKARAAGAPLAPFPVLLLVVDEFSELLSSKPEFMDLFVSIGRLGRSLGVHLLLASQRLDEGRINRVEGHLSYRIALRTFSSMESRSVIGVGSAYELPSEPGNGFLKVDITSLIRFKGAYVSGPYERTAPAADDEQHARALVDVVPFTTGSGMIRRRRPEPEPEVVRPVEPVSTSDEVRLMNVIIDRLEGAGAPARQVWLPPLAEAPSLDSLLPSVVPDPIRGMTVEPAEMHGRLRVPVGVVDRPTEQLRDLLIADLSGADGHVGIAGAPQSGKSTLLRTLVLALALTHTPQEVQFYGLDFGGGGIMSLTGLPHVGSIATRMERDRVVRTIQELRAVLERREAAFAEHGFESINAYLAARAQGRIQDPHGRVFLIVDGWFTMKQDFMELDQQFGELASRGLSFGIHVMVTANRWSEVRTWVRDLLGTKLELRLGDSMESEVGSRKAASVPTQPGRGITATGLHFLAALPRLDGRTATDDLPEATKTIVEEISTFWAGPPAPPVRLLPAHLPAVRLPAPKPEFQVCLGHDEQRLADVWHDFMVTPHLLVLGDNETGKTNVLRLVLDAIAKRYTSTQAKVVIGDTRRDLDNAIAADYRVGYALTAQNMAELAKQASVSLGRRLPGADISSERLRRRDWWEGPELFVVVDDYEMMTNPGGMGSVLDPLIPLIAQGAAIGFHLIIARTTSGAMRAMMDPAIRRMWELGTPATLFSYSKDEGRFLGEAPPRKLPPGRAQLVTRRSVRLIQTGEV comes from the coding sequence ATGAGCATCGTCACCGTCAAGCGCCCGCCCCGGGTGGATCCGCCGAAGCTGCCCGACGGCCAGGTGGAGCTGCAGGAGCCGCCGGTGATGGCCGAGCCGGCCCAGCCGGACTTCCGGGCGTTCATGATGGTCATCCCGATGGGCCTGGGCATGGGCGGCATGTTCCTGCTCTACGGCATGTCGAACCGGTCGCCGGCGATGTACGTGATGGGCATCGTGATGGCGGTCGGCATGGCCGGCATGGGCGCGATGCAGATCGGCCGCAACGCCGCCGAGCGCAAGACGAAGATGCGCAGTGAGCGGCGCGACTTCCTGCGCTACATCGCGCAGATCCGGAAGAAGGCCCGGCAGTCGGCGCGCGAGCAGCGGCAGTCGGTGCTCTGGAACAACCCGGCTCCGGGCGCGCTCTGGTCGATCGCGATGGGCGCCCGGATCTGGGAGCGGCGCCCCAGCCACGAGGACTTCGGCCGGGTCCGGATCGGGCTGGGCCGGCAGGGCTCGTCGGTGAAGTACGTGGCGCCGTCGACCAAGCCGATCGAGGACCTGGAACCGCTGTCGTCGATCTCGCTGCGCCGGTTCGGGGAGGCGTACCGGACGGTGTCCGGGGTGCCGATCGCGGTCGGCGTGCGCAGCTTCACCAGCATCGAGCTGGAGGGCGAGCTGGAGCGGACGCTCGGCCTGGCCCGCGCGATGATCGCCCAGCTGGTCACGTTCCACGCCCCGGACGAGTTCCGGGTCGTGCTGCTGTGCGGCCCGGCCGAGCGGGAGAAGCACTGGGACTGGGTCAAGTGGTTGCCGCACAGCGCGCATCCGGCCGCCGAGGACGCGGCCGGTCCGGTCCGGCTGTTCGCCGACGACCACGAGCAGCTGTTCGAGCTGCTCGGGCCGGACGTCGCCGACCGCGGCGACCTGGACCGGTCGGTGGTGCCCAGCGCGACCGAGCCGTACATCCTGGTGGTGGCGCACCACACGGCGATCCCGGAGAGCTCGCGCCTGCTCGGCGAGGGCATCCGCAACGTGGGCCTGCTCGACCTGACCAACGACCTGCCCGGCGGGCCGCGGGTGCTGCGGCTGACCGTGGACGGCGAGACGGTGGAGTTCCCGGCCGGCGAGACCACCGGCAGCGCGGCCCCGGACACGCTCAGCGTCGACGAGGCCGAGACGCTGGCCCGGATCCTCGCCCCGAAGCGGACCAGCGGCACGCTGGAGCTGGTCGACGAGCCGATGAGCAGCGACTTCGAGCTGACCACGCTGCTCGGGGTGCGCGACGCCTACACGTTCGACGTGCCCGGGCTGTGGCGGTCCCGGCAGGCGCAGCGGGCCCGGCTGCAGGTGCCGATCGGGGTCACCGAGGACGGCGAGGTCGTCGAGCTGGACCTGAAGGAGTCGGCGCAGGGCGGCATGGGCCCGCACGGCCTGCTGATCGGCGCGACCGGCTCGGGCAAGAGCGAGCTGCTGCGCACGCTGGTCTGCGCGCTGGCGATGACCCACTCGTCGGAGATCCTGAACCTGGTGCTGGTCGACTTCAAGGGTGGCGCGACGTTCCTGGGCATGGACCGGCTGCCGCACACCTCGGCGGTGATCACCAACCTGCAGGACGAGTTGCCGCTGGTCGACCGGATGCAGGACGCGCTCAACGGGGAGATGACCCGGCGTCAGGAGTTGCTGCGGTCGGCCGGGTACGCGTCGCTGTTCGAGTACGAGAAGGCCCGCGCGGCCGGCGCCCCGCTGGCCCCGTTCCCGGTGCTGCTGCTGGTCGTGGACGAGTTCAGCGAGCTGCTCTCCAGCAAGCCGGAGTTCATGGACCTGTTCGTCTCGATCGGCCGGCTCGGGCGCAGCCTCGGCGTGCACCTGCTGCTCGCCTCGCAGCGGCTCGACGAGGGGCGGATCAACCGGGTCGAGGGGCACCTGTCGTACCGGATCGCCCTGCGGACCTTCTCCTCGATGGAATCGCGGTCGGTGATCGGCGTCGGCAGCGCGTACGAGCTGCCCTCCGAGCCCGGCAACGGCTTCCTCAAGGTGGACATCACCAGCCTGATCCGGTTCAAGGGGGCGTACGTCTCCGGCCCGTACGAGCGGACCGCCCCGGCCGCCGACGACGAGCAGCACGCCCGGGCGCTGGTCGACGTCGTACCGTTCACCACCGGCAGCGGCATGATCCGGCGCCGGCGCCCGGAGCCCGAACCGGAGGTCGTCCGGCCGGTGGAGCCGGTCAGCACGTCCGACGAGGTCCGGCTGATGAACGTGATCATCGACCGGCTGGAGGGGGCCGGCGCGCCGGCCCGCCAGGTCTGGCTGCCGCCGCTCGCCGAGGCGCCCAGCCTGGACTCGCTGCTGCCCAGCGTCGTGCCGGACCCGATCCGCGGGATGACCGTCGAGCCGGCCGAGATGCACGGCCGGCTGCGGGTGCCGGTCGGGGTCGTCGACCGGCCCACCGAGCAGCTGCGGGACCTGCTGATCGCCGACCTGAGCGGGGCCGACGGGCACGTCGGCATCGCCGGCGCCCCGCAGAGCGGCAAGTCGACCCTGCTGCGGACGCTGGTGCTGGCGCTGGCGCTGACCCACACCCCGCAGGAGGTCCAGTTCTACGGACTCGACTTCGGTGGCGGCGGCATCATGTCGCTGACCGGGCTGCCGCACGTCGGCTCGATCGCGACCCGGATGGAGCGCGACCGGGTGGTCCGGACCATCCAGGAGCTGCGGGCCGTGCTGGAACGGCGGGAGGCGGCGTTCGCCGAGCACGGGTTCGAGTCGATCAACGCGTACCTGGCGGCGCGGGCCCAGGGCCGGATCCAGGACCCGCACGGCCGGGTGTTCCTGATCGTCGACGGCTGGTTCACCATGAAGCAGGACTTCATGGAGCTCGACCAGCAGTTCGGCGAGCTGGCCTCGCGCGGCCTGTCGTTCGGCATCCACGTGATGGTCACCGCGAACCGGTGGTCCGAGGTGCGGACCTGGGTGCGCGACCTGCTCGGCACCAAGCTGGAGCTGCGGCTCGGCGACTCGATGGAGTCCGAGGTCGGCTCGCGCAAGGCGGCCTCGGTGCCGACCCAGCCGGGCCGCGGCATCACCGCGACCGGGCTGCACTTCCTGGCCGCGCTGCCCCGGCTGGACGGCCGGACCGCCACCGACGACCTGCCCGAGGCGACCAAGACGATCGTCGAGGAGATCAGCACGTTCTGGGCCGGCCCGCCGGCGCCCCCGGTCCGGCTGCTGCCGGCCCACCTGCCCGCCGTCCGGCTGCCCGCCCCGAAGCCCGAGTTCCAGGTCTGCCTCGGCCACGACGAGCAGCGGCTCGCCGACGTCTGGCACGACTTCATGGTCACCCCGCACCTGCTGGTGCTCGGCGACAACGAGACCGGCAAGACCAACGTGCTGCGGCTGGTGCTCGACGCGATCGCGAAGCGCTACACGTCGACGCAGGCCAAGGTGGTCATCGGCGACACCCGCCGGGACCTGGACAACGCGATCGCGGCGGACTACCGGGTCGGCTACGCGCTCACCGCGCAGAACATGGCCGAGCTGGCCAAGCAGGCGTCGGTGTCGCTGGGCCGCCGCCTGCCCGGGGCGGACATCTCCTCCGAGCGGCTGCGCCGGCGCGACTGGTGGGAGGGGCCGGAGCTGTTCGTGGTCGTCGACGACTACGAGATGATGACCAACCCGGGCGGGATGGGGTCGGTCCTCGACCCGCTCATCCCGCTGATCGCCCAGGGCGCGGCGATCGGGTTCCACCTGATCATCGCGCGGACCACGTCGGGTGCGATGCGGGCCATGATGGACCCGGCGATCCGGCGGATGTGGGAGCTGGGGACGCCGGCGACGCTGTTCTCGTACTCCAAGGACGAGGGCCGGTTCCTGGGCGAGGCGCCGCCGCGCAAGCTGCCGCCGGGCCGCGCCCAGCTGGTCACCCGGCGCTCGGTCCGGCTGATCCAGACCGGCGAGGTCTAG
- a CDS encoding WXG100 family type VII secretion target, with amino-acid sequence MSSYKFNFTVADNTLDHMDTVNNNLKQALEELERNSRAHLQEWTGDAQTAYAHAEAEWRAGLQTMSQALQSGRVSLYNISEGYGGAEQRASQIWANTYTGR; translated from the coding sequence ATGAGTTCCTACAAGTTCAACTTCACCGTGGCCGACAACACCCTCGACCACATGGACACCGTCAACAACAACCTGAAGCAGGCCCTCGAGGAGCTGGAGCGCAACAGCCGGGCGCACCTGCAGGAGTGGACCGGTGACGCGCAGACCGCGTACGCGCACGCCGAGGCCGAGTGGCGGGCCGGGCTGCAGACGATGAGCCAGGCGCTGCAGTCCGGCCGGGTCTCGCTCTACAACATCTCCGAGGGCTACGGCGGCGCCGAGCAGCGCGCCTCGCAGATCTGGGCGAACACCTACACCGGCCGCTGA
- a CDS encoding WXG100 family type VII secretion target, whose product MLGPSSVGDPSAKPGPRTGGKGNRADGGGTGKRLTRVGATGRAPARAGCQSGQHRGPSRHTRCFGHLPSSTRLGRSTDAKRAHRSVLDRAGIPTPVGPSREVTVAVQQQNVGTTQEGMAAARVEFEGKVQIFNGQLSSVNQEMSVLQSTWDGTASSNFNQAMDNWEGGFKRVITALISMIESLGGNAKLYEGQEDTASNLAQQWGQALGNGVQDAPVAAPSGGLPGM is encoded by the coding sequence ATGCTCGGCCCCTCTTCCGTCGGTGATCCCTCAGCAAAGCCGGGTCCGCGGACGGGCGGCAAGGGAAACCGGGCCGATGGGGGCGGGACGGGAAAGAGACTTACCCGCGTGGGCGCGACCGGGCGGGCGCCGGCGCGGGCCGGATGTCAGTCGGGGCAGCATCGCGGCCCGAGCAGGCACACCCGGTGCTTCGGGCATTTGCCGTCATCTACTCGGCTGGGACGCTCCACTGACGCGAAGCGTGCGCATCGCAGCGTCCTAGACAGAGCGGGCATCCCCACCCCAGTGGGGCCCTCGCGGGAGGTAACAGTGGCAGTTCAGCAGCAGAACGTCGGAACTACCCAAGAGGGCATGGCCGCCGCCCGGGTCGAGTTCGAGGGCAAGGTCCAGATCTTCAACGGGCAGCTGTCCAGTGTGAACCAGGAGATGTCGGTTCTCCAGAGCACCTGGGACGGCACCGCGTCGTCGAACTTCAACCAGGCGATGGACAACTGGGAGGGCGGCTTCAAGCGGGTCATCACCGCCCTGATCAGCATGATCGAGAGCCTCGGCGGCAACGCGAAGCTGTACGAGGGCCAGGAGGACACCGCCTCGAACCTCGCCCAGCAGTGGGGTCAGGCGCTCGGCAACGGCGTGCAGGACGCCCCGGTGGCGGCGCCCTCCGGCGGCCTGCCCGGCATGTGA
- a CDS encoding YbaB/EbfC family nucleoid-associated protein yields the protein MSDDHRLETMFEEYQRQRLSLTELHQRIQAIKATASSPRREIDVTVNHGGSVTDITFNGTAYRKLAPKDLSALILKTIDDAKAKAVAEAAELIAPMMPPGLNARELLAGSLGLDRMVPADGPRLPQIVNEQLRR from the coding sequence ATGTCCGACGACCACCGCCTCGAGACGATGTTCGAGGAGTACCAGCGGCAGCGCCTGAGCCTCACCGAGCTGCACCAGCGGATCCAGGCGATCAAGGCGACCGCGTCGTCGCCGCGCCGGGAGATCGACGTGACGGTGAACCACGGCGGTTCGGTCACCGACATCACGTTCAACGGGACGGCCTACCGCAAGCTCGCGCCCAAGGACCTGTCCGCGCTGATCCTCAAGACCATCGACGACGCCAAGGCCAAGGCCGTCGCCGAGGCGGCCGAGCTGATCGCCCCGATGATGCCGCCCGGGTTGAACGCCCGTGAGCTGCTCGCCGGCAGCCTCGGGCTGGACCGGATGGTCCCGGCCGACGGGCCGCGCCTGCCGCAGATCGTCAACGAGCAGCTGCGGCGATAG